From one Hirundo rustica isolate bHirRus1 chromosome 8, bHirRus1.pri.v3, whole genome shotgun sequence genomic stretch:
- the PRDX3 gene encoding thioredoxin-dependent peroxide reductase, mitochondrial produces the protein MAAALGRLLRAAVPLAAAAGRRGTARPPACARRAFSLGSSRFAAAVTQHAPHFKGTAVVNGEFKELSLDDFKGKYLVLFFYPLDFTFVCPTEIVAFSDKAKEFRDVNCEVVAVSVDSHFSHLAWINTPRKSGGLGKMNIPVLSDLTKQISRDYGVLLEGPGIALRGLFIIDPNGVIKHLSVNDLPVGRSVEETLRLVKAFQFVEAHGEVCPANWTPNSPTIKPSPGGSKEYFEKVHK, from the exons ATGGCCGCCGCGCTGGGGAGGCTGCTCCGCGCCGCG GTGCCCCTGGCTGCCGCCGCCGGGAGGAGGGGGACGGCACGGCCCCCGGCCTGCGCCCGCCGTGCCTTCAGCCTCG GCTCCTCGCGGTTCGCCGCGGCCGTGACCCAGCACGCCCCGCACTTCAAGGGAACGGCCGTCGTTAACGGAGAGTTCAAGGAGCTGAGCCTAGATGATTTCAAGGGGAAATACCTGGTTCTTTTCTTCTACCCCCTGGACTT CACCTTTGTCTGCCCCACGGAAATTGTGGCTTTCAGCGacaaagcaaaggaatttcGTGATGTGAACTGTGAAGTGGTGGCAGTTTCAGTGGACTCTCATTTTAGTCATCTGGCCTGGATAAACACACCACGAAAG AGCGGCGGTTTGGGCAAAATGAATATTCCAGTTCTGTCGGACCTCACAAAACAGATCTCCCGTGATTATGGGGTGCTGCTAGAAGGACCTGGCATAGCGCTGAG AGGTCTGTTCATCATTGACCCGAACGGGGTCATCAAGCACCTGAGCGTCAACGACCTGCCCGTGGGGCGCAGCGTGGAGGAGACGCTGCGCCTGGTGAAGGCCTTCCAGTTCGTGGAGGCACACGGGGAGGTGTGCCCGGCTAACTGGACTCCAAACTCGCCAACG ATCAAACCAAGCCCGGGTGGTTccaaagaatattttgaaaaagtgCATAAATAA